The genomic DNA TGTGCGTCATGGGCCCGAACGGCGCTGGCAAGACCACGCTCCTAGAGACGATAAATGGAATACTTCCATCGACCGGAAGGGTCGAGGTCTTTGGAAGGGACGCCCGCAGGCACGGCCCCGAGATAAGAAAGGACATAGGCTACATGCTCCAGGCCAAGACGTTCCCTGAGGACACTCCATATCTCGTGAGGGACGTCGTGCTAATGGGAAGATTCGGAAAGATCGGCATGCTCCGAAGACCGGGAAGGAATGACTGGAATGCAGCAAGGGATGCTGCGAGATTCATGGAGGTCGACCACCTCTGGGACAGGCCGATAGGAAAGCTATCAGGAGGACAGACGCAGAGGGTGCTTCTGGCCAGGCTTCTCGCAAAGAATCCCAGGATACTCCTCCTGGATGAGCCATACTCGAACCTGGACTGCAGAGCGGTGGAAGATGTATCGAGGAAGATATGCACCCTTCATACGAGGAATAAGCTCACTACGGTCATGGTCATACACGATACAGCTCACGTGCCCGATATCTGCGACAGGATACTCCTGCTGAAGGATGGCCGGCTGATCGGCGATGCGCATCCTGATGTGATGCTCCCCTCCAGGACGTTCAGAGATGCATTTGCTGAGGCTTAGCTCATGCTGCCATCGAGCATTGTGATGAACACGATCGTCGGGGCATCTCTTGCAGCC from Methanothrix thermoacetophila PT includes the following:
- a CDS encoding metal ABC transporter ATP-binding protein; protein product: MLIRLENVHTFYDGEKNSTLKGITLSIGAGEMVCVMGPNGAGKTTLLETINGILPSTGRVEVFGRDARRHGPEIRKDIGYMLQAKTFPEDTPYLVRDVVLMGRFGKIGMLRRPGRNDWNAARDAARFMEVDHLWDRPIGKLSGGQTQRVLLARLLAKNPRILLLDEPYSNLDCRAVEDVSRKICTLHTRNKLTTVMVIHDTAHVPDICDRILLLKDGRLIGDAHPDVMLPSRTFRDAFAEA